The following DNA comes from Flavisolibacter ginsenosidimutans.
ATGGGTGAACCGCGCCTTTGCAGCCGCCTTGCTTTTTGTGTGGACTTGGTTTATCGGCTTGGTGGAAGGAAAAGAATTCAGCCGTTTGCCGGTGATTGGTCGCTTCTATCAAAAGCCGCAGTTGTCCGCAGAAAAATAGCGAAAGCGTTTTTTGTACCAAGCTGCATTGCTGCTATAAAGCTTTCGTTGCGTCGCACTCTTGTGCGTTTTGTTCGCTATTGAACCTTGCATTCTTTGTTCAATTTTCGCATGAGAATCAAGTCAGAGTTGAACAAGAAGGTGCGTATATTAGCTGTTGGTGGCAATGCTATGACAAGAAACTTTATTTACACTTTTCTGGCTTTAATTTTATTGTTCAGTTGTTCAACCCATTCTTCATCGACAGAAGAAAACAAACGGGAACAAAAAATAAAGATGTCTTCAACTGTTTTAAAAATTATTCCTACAAATCCATCGTATGTGCCTGGCAAAAAACAGCAGGAAAACGCAAACTTTTTCCTAACTAAACTTTATAAGGATAAACAAATAGATTTTATAACAACGGACACGATTAAATTTATTGACCAAGGAGAAAATTTTAACAGCGTTTCTTGCAACTTGTGCGGACGAAACATAGAAATAGAAAAGTGGCAAAATGCAATGGATGAAGCTTATCAAAAGCACTTTACTAATTTAGAGTTTGTAACTCCATGCTGTCATAGAAAGACATCGTTAAACGACCTAACTTACCATTCAGCAGCAGGCTTTTCAAAATTTACAATGACAATTACAGACCCACAAGATGAAATAAAAGAAAAAGATTTAATTGAACTGCGGCAAATTGTAGGAACACCGTTAAAGATAATCTGGGCTCATTATTGACCGACAAGAAGCACATGCCACAAACAACATGTTTATGAAATTGTAGCTGAACCCTAACCATTCAACTATAAATCACTATTTTGCTTCTGCGGTTAATTGAAACTGACGCTTTTCAAATTCCACAACTTCATAAACACTTTAACGTTGGCTGCAATTTATCTTTAAAGCAAACTATTATTGAATACTTATGCGACAATTCTATTCACATGTGACATTACTCATTTGTTTATTCGCGGTAGGTTGCGGACCAAATTCCCTCAGCGGCACTTATGTTTGCGACCAGTCAAAAAAGAAAGCTGACACAACGATTCACCACAGTTCTTCTGACGAAACATATATGGATTTTACCTGCACGGTAACCGAGTTTGAATTTGCGGGAAACAGTTCGGTTGTGATGAAAATGCCAAACGGCAATGTGGCATCAAGTTACGTAATTGACAAAAACTACGTGCGAATCAAAGGAAGCGGTTCAGACATTTTGCTGAAGATTCAAGACGAAAATACGCTGACAGGAGAAGCGGTATTCGACGGGACTTACCATAAAAAATAACGCTGCACACAACATCGTGTTTATAAAATTGTGGCTGGACATTGAGCATTCAACTGCAAAACGTTGTTCGACTTTTGTCGTTAATCGATTCGAAAGTTTTCAATCGCCACAACTTCATAAACACCTTCTGCGTTAGTCCGCTTCGCTCTCTCCCTGAAACTCATCCAACTCTCGTCTCTGCTTCTTCGTCGGTCTTCCAATTTTACTCGGCCGCTTACCCGTATGAAACGAAGCCGCCTGGAATTGCAAGCGGTCTATTTCTTCAGCCGGTGTAAGGTCAATGTAATAATTGATTGCTTCGGAATACGCCACGCGGTTGTGCAACAAACCCGTTACTTTAATCACCCATTTTTTAGCTTCTGTTTTTACTTCGTATTCGTCCCCGATACTTACGTTCTTTGCTGCTTTTACCGATGTTCCGGCTTGCTTTACTTTGCCGGTATCGCAAGCCGTGGCGGCCAGTGTTCTTGTTTTAAACAAGCGTATCGACCAGAGGTATTTATCGAGGCGTAATTTCTCTTTTTGCATGGTGTTTCAATTAAGTGCTCATTCTTCATCCGCTTCAAATTTTGCCTTTGCATAATCGGCAACCTCAAACTTGTCATCTGTTTGCTCCTGCGGTTTCACGCTGAAAAGCAACCGGTAAACGATGTAGGAATGTTTGCGGTAGGTAGCCGTATTTACTTTGGTAAACAGGTAGAGGTTTTGCTTTGCGGCAACGGCTTTACCTCCTTCCTTAAGCGGCGAAAGCCCCGTTAATCTGGAAAGGTAATAGGCGATGTGAACGAGAATCTCTTTTTCAAAATTTCCTTTCACCGCAACGTTGGACGTGGTGCCGTCTTCGTAAACATTAAAACTGATTTGCGCATTGTAGGCCTTTAATCTTTCAACGGGAAAAAGATCCGATTGCTTCGGAAATTTGGGATCGTCGGTTTGGATGCAATAGCCAACCAGCCACGCATCTTTATTCAGTTTGGCCGACCGAAAAGAGCCGCCGTGCCAAAAGAGGGTGGAATCAGCCCAGTTAAAGTAGCCAACAGCGGTTGCGCAAAGGGTAAGATAATCCGCCACGTTTGCTTCAAACTTCTTTGCTCCCGACGCAAACACCGGCACATCGCCGTGTTGCAAAAAGGCCGTTAATTGCGGGGCATGTGTACCGGAAACGTAATCGCCAAACACCGGATCGTGTGTGAAGGCTTCCGTTTGCAACAGTTTGGTTATGCTTAACGCAACGATAAAAGCCGGTTGTCGCAATTGATTGCCGCCTCCTACGTAGCCAAACGTGCCACTACGGAATGTGCCGTCTTCGTACAATTCAATTGCCACCGTTCGCCAGTTGTCGCCTAGAAAAGCATCATAGGTCCAGGCACCCATTCGTTTACCTCCCTCACACTGTCCTTTAACCATATAGTCATTTGCAACGGGAAAAACATCGGGGTAATCAAGCAGCTTAAAAGCAAACTGCCCGGTTCCGTTTTTTAACAACGTGTCACCTCCAGGATTTTTAATAAACAAAGGCGTGAAGGTTTGATTGTTTTGACAAGCCAGTTGAAAATAAAGTTCACCCTTCGCATCGTAGTACGACCAGGTGCCTTTCATGGTGTCGTTTACAAAGCTGCCCTGCTTCTTTATTTTCCCGTTGGGATGATAAAACGTGAACGCACCGTTTTTGCTTCCGTCTGAAGAATAACGGCCGCTCATCTCCAAACCTCCATCGATGTAGAAGTCTTTCACATCGTTCGCAAAATGCCACCGCTGTCCAAGCTGCAATTCACCTAAACGATAATAACGGGCAACGGGCTTTTCGCAAATGCGCCAGTAGTTGTCGTAGTAGATGGTGTCTTTAACGGATTGCGCTTGTGTAGTTGATGAAAAGACGAGCAAAAGCAAAGTGAAGACTACAGTACGCAGATCGTGGCGAAAACAGAAAATTGAAAGACATTGTCGCTTCTCGTACCGTTCTTCATTTTGGTGTGTCATCGGTTGTGTTTCTGTTCTAAATTAGAGAAAAGTTTTGCGATGAGAACCTTGCTGCTTTTGTTAATTTGTTGCTTTGCCATAACCTTCGCTCAAGCCCAAAACTTGTCGCCACGAGTGATACAAATTCAACCCGGAACATCCGTTGAATTTAAAAAGGATAAGTACTTTATCAAGCCTTTAAACGACTCAGGCATTGTACTTAACGTGCTTTCGTTTCCGCAAAGCAAGAAAGCCGGTGTTTACCGCTTGCGGCAAGATAACATGCCTTGCCTCGTTCCCAATACGAAAGATTTGGTTATGATGCCGAATGGTTTCAAGGGCGAAATAAAAGTTCCGTTCGTTCCGGCAAAGCCGCAGATTCCCAACCCGGTTCAGTCTTATTCTTACAAGCCCAATCTCACGAAATAGCAACGCCATTTGCTTAATGTAAAAAGGACACGCCGCGGCGTGTCCCTACAAATGCTGTCTCTACATTATATTTCAGCTCTCCACTGCAAAAAACTTGTGGAAGTAAGGAATGGTTTCAATGCCTTTGTAATAGTTCTCGAGGTTGTATTTTTCGTTGGGCGAATGCAGGTTGTCGTTATCCAACCCAAAGCCCATGAAGATGATCTTCGTTCCCAGTTCTTTTTCCAGAATTGAACAAATGGGGATAGAACCGCCACCGCGAACGGGAACAGGCTCTTTGCCAAAGGTTGTTTGAATGGCTTTCGCTGCGGCCCGATAACCCTTGCTGTCAATCGGCGTCATGTAAGGTTCGCCGCCGTGATGCAATTCGGCTTTTACCGTTACGCCTTCGGGTGCGTTCTGTTCAAAATAATCAATCAACAGCTTTGATATTTTATCTGATGATTGGTTGGGCACCAATCGTGCGGAAACTTTTGCATACGCTTTTGAAGGCAACACGGTCTTTGCGCCTTCGCCGGTATAGCCGCCCCAAATGCCGTTCGCTTCCACGGTTGGCCGAATGCCTGTTCTTTCATTTGTCGTGAAGCCTTTTTCGCCCCAGACTTCTTTTATGCCCAATTCGTCTTTGTATTCCTTTTCGTCAAACGGTGCACGGGCCATGAGTTCTCTTTCTTCTTTTGTTGCTTCCACCACGTCATCATAAAAACCCGGAATGGTAACGTGATTGTTTTCGTCGTGAATGTCCGCAATCATTTTACAAAGAAGCGTGATAGGATTAGCCACCGCCCCGCCGTAGGTACCGCTGTGCAGATCGCGGTTGGCGCCGGTGACTTCAACTTGTATGTACGATAGGCCGCGAACGCCGATATCAAGTGAAGGATTTTCCATGCTGATCATCGAACTGTCACTAATTAAAATCACATCGGCTTTCAGCATGTCTTTGTGTTCGCGAACAAAGCTGCCAAGGTTGGGCGAGCCTACTTCTTCTTCGCCTTCAATTAAGAATTTAATGTTGGTATCAAGGTCTCCGGTTTTTACCATTGTTTCCAGCGCTTTTACGTGCATGTAAAACTGGCCTTTGTCGTCGGCGCTACCGCGTGCATAAACTTTACCTTCTTTGATAACGGGTTCAAAAGGCCCGCTGTGCCAGAGTTCCAGCGGGTCAGCCGGCTGCACGTCGTAGTGGCCGTAAACCAAAACCGTGGGCTTCGATGCATCAACAATTTTTTCGCCGTACACAACGGGATGCCCTGCCGTTTCCATGACTTCGGCTTTGTCGCAACCCGAATCAAGCAAACGTTGCTTCACCAGTTCGGCGCATTTGCGCATGTCGTCTTTGTGTTCGCTTTTGGCGCTAACAGAAGGAATGCGCAAAAGCTCCAGCATCTCGTCCAAAAATCGTTGCTCGTTTTGTTTTTGATAGTCTTTCCACGCTGTGTGCATAAGGTTTTGTTTGAGGCAGTAAAATTAAGGAGAAGGAGGATTGAGGACGTTGCGCACAACGGCTACTATGCGTTTAGCTTTGCAAAGCGACAAGCTTTAACGGAACATATTTTAAATTCAACCGCATGGAAATCGGAATCTGCACCTTTGCCGATGTTGGCACGCATCCCATCACAAAAGAAACCGTTACGCCGCATCAACGTCTGCGCAACCTGATGGAAGAGATACAACTTGCCGATGAATTGGGCCTTGATGTTTTTGCCGTGGGCGAACATCACCGTTCCGATTACGCAATCTCCTCACCCGCTGTTGTTCTTGCTGCCGCAGCCGAACGAACAAAGGCCATCAAGCTTTCCAGCGGCGTGACGGTGTTGAGTTCCGATGATCCCGTTCGTGTGTTTCAACAATTTTCAACCGTTGATCTCTTGTCTAACGGCCGTGCGGAAATCATGGCCGGCCGCGGTTCCTTCATTGAATCCTTTCCCTTGTTTGGTTACAAGCTGGAAGATTACGACGAACTTTTTTCGGAGAAGTTGGAAATGCTTGTGCGGATAAACGAAAGCGAAAAAATTACCTGGCAAGGCAAGCACACGCAAACCATCAACGATCGTGGCGTGTACCCGCGGCCTTCTCAAAACAAGTTGCCGGTTTGGGTGGCCGTTGGCGGCACGCCGGAGTCAGTGGTTCGTGCGGCACAATACGGTTTACCCATGATGCTGGCCATTATTGGCGGCATGCCTGCACGCTTTGCGCCGTACGCAAAACTCTACCGCGACGTTTATGCAAAAGCAGGGCACAACGCAAACGGTTTGCAACTCGGCATTAACTCACATACGTACATTGCCGACACTTCGCAACAAGCCCGTGACGAATTTTATCCGCCTTATTCAGAAGTGATGACACGCATTGGCAAAGAACGCGGCTGGCCCGGCATGAGCCGCGGACAGTTTGATGCATCAACCGAACGAGAAGGCGCTTTGCTTGTGGGCAGCCCGCAACAAGTGATTGATAAAATTCTCTACGAGCACGAATTGTTTGGCCACACACGTTTTCTTGCGCAAATGAGCATTGGTGCGCTGCCGCACGGCCAGGCCTTGCGCAGCATCGAATTGTTGGGAACCAAAGTAGCGCCAGAGGTAAAGAAAGCGCTGGCTACAAAGAGTGCGGAACAAGGCTAAACTTTCTTGTCGTTATAAAATAAATTCTGTAACTCTATATAAAATTTATTTTATGCCTGAAACCTCTGCGACGCCTGTTATTCCCGTTAACAAAATTCCACAGGCTTATCAATGGCTTGCCAAAGAACCCGGGCCAAAGATGCTGCTCGAAGCACTGAGCCATTTTGGTGAATTGGAAGCAAAAGGCCCCGACAACAATCCTGACATCACGGGTTGGGCAAAAGAAATTGGCGGCTCTGTGGCCGATGTGTACAAGGCCGATGAAATTCCCTGGTGTGGCCTGTTCATGGCCATTTGCGCCAAACGCGCCGGCTACGATTTACCGAAAGATCCCCTCTGGGCACTCAACTGGAGCACCTTCGGCACAAGCCAGCCCACCGCCATGCTGGGCGATGTACTCACCTTCATTCGCAAAACAAACACCGGTGCGAAAGCAGGCCACGTAAGCATGTACGTAGGCGAAGACGAAGCGGCGTATCACGTCTTGGGCGGTAATCAAAGCGACTGCGTTTGCATTACCCGCATTGACAAAAGCCGTTTGTATGCAATCAGAAGAGCGGCGTTTAAAATTGGCCAACCGGCCAACGTAAGGCAAGTCTTTTTAAATGCCACAGGCAAGCTTTCCAACAACGAAGCATAACAAAAAGGAGGCGCTGTGTGCGGCCTCCTTTTTCTTTTCTTTATTCTAATATTATT
Coding sequences within:
- a CDS encoding RNA-binding S4 domain-containing protein, whose product is MQKEKLRLDKYLWSIRLFKTRTLAATACDTGKVKQAGTSVKAAKNVSIGDEYEVKTEAKKWVIKVTGLLHNRVAYSEAINYYIDLTPAEEIDRLQFQAASFHTGKRPSKIGRPTKKQRRELDEFQGESEAD
- a CDS encoding toxin-antitoxin system YwqK family antitoxin, whose amino-acid sequence is MTHQNEERYEKRQCLSIFCFRHDLRTVVFTLLLLVFSSTTQAQSVKDTIYYDNYWRICEKPVARYYRLGELQLGQRWHFANDVKDFYIDGGLEMSGRYSSDGSKNGAFTFYHPNGKIKKQGSFVNDTMKGTWSYYDAKGELYFQLACQNNQTFTPLFIKNPGGDTLLKNGTGQFAFKLLDYPDVFPVANDYMVKGQCEGGKRMGAWTYDAFLGDNWRTVAIELYEDGTFRSGTFGYVGGGNQLRQPAFIVALSITKLLQTEAFTHDPVFGDYVSGTHAPQLTAFLQHGDVPVFASGAKKFEANVADYLTLCATAVGYFNWADSTLFWHGGSFRSAKLNKDAWLVGYCIQTDDPKFPKQSDLFPVERLKAYNAQISFNVYEDGTTSNVAVKGNFEKEILVHIAYYLSRLTGLSPLKEGGKAVAAKQNLYLFTKVNTATYRKHSYIVYRLLFSVKPQEQTDDKFEVADYAKAKFEADEE
- a CDS encoding dipeptidase, giving the protein MHTAWKDYQKQNEQRFLDEMLELLRIPSVSAKSEHKDDMRKCAELVKQRLLDSGCDKAEVMETAGHPVVYGEKIVDASKPTVLVYGHYDVQPADPLELWHSGPFEPVIKEGKVYARGSADDKGQFYMHVKALETMVKTGDLDTNIKFLIEGEEEVGSPNLGSFVREHKDMLKADVILISDSSMISMENPSLDIGVRGLSYIQVEVTGANRDLHSGTYGGAVANPITLLCKMIADIHDENNHVTIPGFYDDVVEATKEERELMARAPFDEKEYKDELGIKEVWGEKGFTTNERTGIRPTVEANGIWGGYTGEGAKTVLPSKAYAKVSARLVPNQSSDKISKLLIDYFEQNAPEGVTVKAELHHGGEPYMTPIDSKGYRAAAKAIQTTFGKEPVPVRGGGSIPICSILEKELGTKIIFMGFGLDNDNLHSPNEKYNLENYYKGIETIPYFHKFFAVES
- a CDS encoding LLM class flavin-dependent oxidoreductase, encoding MEIGICTFADVGTHPITKETVTPHQRLRNLMEEIQLADELGLDVFAVGEHHRSDYAISSPAVVLAAAAERTKAIKLSSGVTVLSSDDPVRVFQQFSTVDLLSNGRAEIMAGRGSFIESFPLFGYKLEDYDELFSEKLEMLVRINESEKITWQGKHTQTINDRGVYPRPSQNKLPVWVAVGGTPESVVRAAQYGLPMMLAIIGGMPARFAPYAKLYRDVYAKAGHNANGLQLGINSHTYIADTSQQARDEFYPPYSEVMTRIGKERGWPGMSRGQFDASTEREGALLVGSPQQVIDKILYEHELFGHTRFLAQMSIGALPHGQALRSIELLGTKVAPEVKKALATKSAEQG
- a CDS encoding TIGR02594 family protein gives rise to the protein MPETSATPVIPVNKIPQAYQWLAKEPGPKMLLEALSHFGELEAKGPDNNPDITGWAKEIGGSVADVYKADEIPWCGLFMAICAKRAGYDLPKDPLWALNWSTFGTSQPTAMLGDVLTFIRKTNTGAKAGHVSMYVGEDEAAYHVLGGNQSDCVCITRIDKSRLYAIRRAAFKIGQPANVRQVFLNATGKLSNNEA